A genomic segment from Mustela lutreola isolate mMusLut2 chromosome 15, mMusLut2.pri, whole genome shotgun sequence encodes:
- the FBF1 gene encoding fas-binding factor 1 isoform X2, protein MAPKTKKGLKGSIDDVLGDLLGDEMTLPEEPVKLASRARDATGVGQTLPSSRARTKSLLEDYAFSTTAGLTGPDAEVSDVSEADPQTLLQTMKDLDDMDADLLGLKKSNLASSKKAAKGPGKEELPSQPKPASIVTASEKGDAVPAKKPPPSTSSFGHQYRKFSFEDLEDPLAGLLSDDEEGITKKSPETESKMTSEKSPAPVRDQGPSIPLTPGDTPIRKKEEVLFDEEDDVVATLGFGDSPIAERRRTGDQEAPRPARSRLDELLGRGTATKLLARPGTGEHREFKLDKKYQRPQDKEDSWGDEDFTFGAYQPTVGSGEGRQSRRQSVRFLAEGGADTKGEPGSMQSVPAASSPTHPRKGGADWLGLKDADLLPSSPVREPQRGGSALSTPSMPPSKSQHSAPSRHSAPAGLPSSSVGPKPPTEGAGFPAKASQASQLGASEEREEEDWLSHALSRKKSQGLAREEHTEASRGQKNLVGAVGSPPSSSQPVPSTQVFEQAAAGGPLGTAAQKLPTRPAASRSPVTWNQTALTLPGGDPERGTALGDLCSTEPAACVPSSEEHPGPPVPIQPLLPESLARSLLPGSEYQRQLLAAQVQLRGSTAELQADLLQSQARLAELEAQVRKLELERAQQRLLLESLQQQHQADLELIENAHRSRVKVLETSYQQRDERLRREQEELSARYLSQCQEAEQARAELTAQHQRRLAAAMQEKDQEMERLRELQRASILEMRRDHEEQLQRLKLLKDREIDAVTSATSHTRSLNGIIEQMEKFSSSLHELSSRVEASHLTTAQERELGLRQRDQQLRALQERLGQQQRDMEEERSRLQEIIGKMEARLNEQSRLLEQERWRVNAEQSRAESMQRALEEQRKVMVQQISMEREELEKAKSALLEEQKSVMHKCGEERRRLAAEWAEFYAQQKLSKERAEREAERALQADAQREGTLVTLAKEQAELKIRASELRAKEDQLAAEREAVERERQELRLEKERISAAALRTRLHAEEVESMSQVASEKLEEGQRALREARQVQQEQQARLQLVQEQHERLWQQEQRVHQEHLSLAQQRLRLDHVRQDLPSSPSMLLPRTQGPAASCLSAFVAPAPTTSQCGRPPTSLGPSHLHAKLVLLRHTAEQDRDFLENEQFFLETLKKASYNMTSHSA, encoded by the exons ATG GCACCAAAAACCAAGAAGGGGTTGAAAG GCTCCATTGATGATGTCCTTGGTGACCTTTTAGGGGACGAGA TGACCCTACCTGAGGAGCCTGTTAAATTAGCTTCACGTGCCCGAGACGCCACAGGGGTGGGCCAGACGCTCCCTTCTTCCAGGGCTAGAACGAA GTCCCTCCTGGAGGACTACGCCTTCAGCACCACGGCAGGCCTCACAGGACCTGACGCTGAG GTGTCCGACGTCTCAGAGGCGGACCCACAGACTTTGCTCCAGACGATGAAG GACCTGGACGACATGGATGCCGATCTCTTAGGTCTGAAGAAGTCTAACCTGGCCTCTAGCAAAAAAGCTGCAAAGGGTCCTGGGAAAGAAGAGCTGCCCAGTCAGCCCAAACCTGCCAGCATAGTGACAGCCAGTGAGAAAG GAGATGCTGTTCCCGCCAAGAAGCCCCCTCCCTCTACCAGCAGCTTTGGGCATCAGTACAGAAAGTTTTCCTTCGAAG ACTTGGAAGACCCATTGGCAGGACTGCTCTCTGACGATGAGGAAGGAATCACCAAGAAGTCCCCTGAGACCGAGAGTAAAATGACTTCCGAAAAGAGCCCAGCCCCAGTCAGAGATCAAG gtccatctatccCGCTCACTCCTGGGGACACCCCGATCcgaaagaaagaagaagtgctGTTTGATGAAGAAGATGATGTTGTGGCTACCCTGGGGTTTGGAGACAGCCCCATAGCAGAGAGGAGGCGGACGGGCGACCA GGAAGCGCCCCGTCCTGCTCGCTCCAGGCTGGATGAGCTGCTGGGTCGGGGCACTGCCACCAAACTCCTGGCCCGTCCGGGCACTGGGGAGCACAGGGAATTCAAGCTGGACAAGAAGTACCAGAGGCCCCAGG ACAAGGAAGATTCCTGGGGCGATGAGGACTTCACCTTTGGGGCCTATCAGCCCACCGTGGGCTCCGGCGAGGGCCGCCAGTCCCGCCGGCAGTCGGTCAG GTTCTTAGCAGAAGGTGGTGCAGACACcaagggggaaccaggctccatGCAGAGCGTGCCAGCGGCCTCCAGCCCCACGCACCCCAGGAAGGGAGGAGCCGACTGGTTGGGCCTCAAGGATGCCGacctgctcccctcctctcccgTCAGAGAGCCTCAGAGGGGAGGCTCCGCACTCTCCACTCCTTCCATGCCCCCTTCCAAGAGCCAGCACTCGGCCCCAAGCCGGCACTCTGCCCCAGCTGGACTGCCCTCCTCCTCTGTGGGGCCAAAGCCACCCACGGAGGGTGCGGGTTTCCCTGCCAAAGCCAGCCAGGCTTCCCAGCTGGGAGCGtctgaggagagggaggaagaggattGGCTGAGCCACGCCTTGTCCCGGAAGAAGTCGCAAGGTCTGGCCAGGGAGGAGCACACGGAGGCCTCCAGAGGCCAGAAGAACCTGGTGGGGGCAGTAGGAAGTCCCCCTTCCAGCAG CCAACCTGTTCCCAGCACTCAGGTGTTTGAGCAAGCAGCCGCTGGAGGGCCCTTGGGAACAGCGGCACAGAAGCTACCAACAAGGCCTGCCGCCTCCAG GTCCCCTGTGACGTGGAACCAGACTGCCTTGACCCTACCTGGAGGTGACCCAGAGAGGGGGACAGCTCTCGGAGACCTCTGCAGCACTG AGCCCGCAGCTTGTGTCCCCAGCTCCGAGGAACACCCAGGGCCCCCTGTGCCCATCCAG cccctgctccccGAGTCCCTGGCGCGGAGCCTGTTGCCGGGCTCAGAATATCAGAGGCAGCTCCTGGCCGCACAGGTGCAGCTGCGGGGCAGCACCGCCGAGCTCCAGGCCGACCTTCTGCAGAGCCAGGCCCGGCTGGCGGAGCTAGAAGCCCAG GTGCGGAAGCTGGAGCTGGAGCGGGCCCAGCAGCGGCTGTTGCTGGAGAgcctgcagcagcagcaccagGCCGACCTGGAGCTCATCGAGAATGCTCACAG AAGCCGTGTGAAGGTGCTAGAAACTTCGTACCAGCAACGGGATGAGCGGCTGCGGCGGGAGCAAGAGGAGCTGTCGGCCCGCTATCTGTCACAGTGCCAAGAAGCCGAGCAGGCCCGCGCGGAGCTCACAGCCCAGCACCAGCGGCGCTTGGCGGCTGCCATGCAAGAGAAGGACCAGGAGATGGAGCGGCTCCGGGAGCTGCAGCG ggcCTCCATCCTGGAGATGCGCCGTGACCACGAGGAGCAGCTGCAGCGGCTGAAGCTGCTGAAGGACCGAGAGATCGACGCGGTCACCAGCGCCACCTCCCACACACG GTCCCTGAACGGCATCATCGAGCAGATGGAGAAGTTCTCCAGCAGCCTGCACGAGCTGTCCTCCCGCGTGGAGGCCTCGCACCTCACCACCGCCCAGGAGCGGGAGCTGGGGCTCCGGCAGCGGGACCAGCAGCTCCGAG CGCTGCAGGAGAGGCTGGGCCAGCAGCAGCGGGACATGGAAGAGGAGAGGAGCCGGCTCCAGGAGATCATCGGGAAGATGGAGGCGCGCCTGAATGAGCAGAGCCGGCTGCTGGAGCAG GAGCGATGGCGGGTGAATGCAGAGCAGTCCCGGGCGGAGTCCATGCAGCGTGCTCTAGAAGAACAGAGGAAGGTCATGGTCCAGCAGATCTCCATGGAGcgggaggagctggagaaagcCAAG AGCGCCTTGCTGGAGGAGCAGAAGTCCGTCATGCACAAGTGTGGGGAGGAGCGGCGGCGCCTCGCGGCCGAGTGGGCCGAGTTCTATGCCCAGCAGAAGCTGAGTAAGGAGCGGGCCGAGCGTGAGGCGGAGAGGGCGCTGCAGGCAGACGCGCAGCGGGAGGGCACCCTCGTCACCCTGGCCAAG GAGCAAGCCGAGCTAAAGATCAGGGCCAGTGAGCTCCGCGCCAAGGAAGATCAGCTGGCGGCCGAGAGGGAGGCTGTGGAGCGGGAGCGCCAGGAGCTGAGGCTGGAGAAGGAGAGGATCAGTGCCGCCGCCCTGCGCACCAGGCTCCACGCCGAGGAAGTGGAGAGCATGAGCCAG GTGGCTTCggagaagctggaggaggggcagcgGGCGCTGCGCGAGGCCCGGCAGGTGCAGCAGGAGCAACAGGCTCGGCTGCAGCTCGTCCAGGAGCAGCACGAGCGGCTGTGGCAGCAGGAGCAGCGCGTGCACCAG GAGCATCTGAGTCTGGCCCAGCAGAGGCTGCGGCTGGACCATGTCCGACAGGACCTGCCCTCCAGCCCCTCGATGCTGCTCCCCAGGACCCAGGGCCCGGCAGCCTCCTGCCTGAGTG CCTTTGTGGCTCCTGCTCCCACCACGTCCCAGTGCGGCCGACCCCCCACCAGCCTGGGCCCCTCGCACCTCCACGCCAAGTTGGTGCTGCTGAGGCACACAGCTGAGCAG GACCGTGACTTCTTGGAGAATGAGCAGTTCTTCCTGGAGACCCTGAAGAAAGCCTCCTACAATATGACATCCCATTCAGCCTGA
- the FBF1 gene encoding fas-binding factor 1 isoform X1, translating to MAPKTKKGLKGSIDDVLGDLLGDEMTLPEEPVKLASRARDATGVGQTLPSSRARTKSLLEDYAFSTTAGLTGPDAEVSDVSEADPQTLLQTMKDLDDMDADLLGLKKSNLASSKKAAKGPGKEELPSQPKPASIVTASEKGDAVPAKKPPPSTSSFGHQYRKFSFEDLEDPLAGLLSDDEEGITKKSPETESKMTSEKSPAPVRDQGPSIPLTPGDTPIRKKEEVLFDEEDDVVATLGFGDSPIAERRRTGDQEAPRPARSRLDELLGRGTATKLLARPGTGEHREFKLDKKYQRPQDKEDSWGDEDFTFGAYQPTVGSGEGRQSRRQSVSRFLAEGGADTKGEPGSMQSVPAASSPTHPRKGGADWLGLKDADLLPSSPVREPQRGGSALSTPSMPPSKSQHSAPSRHSAPAGLPSSSVGPKPPTEGAGFPAKASQASQLGASEEREEEDWLSHALSRKKSQGLAREEHTEASRGQKNLVGAVGSPPSSSQPVPSTQVFEQAAAGGPLGTAAQKLPTRPAASRSPVTWNQTALTLPGGDPERGTALGDLCSTEPAACVPSSEEHPGPPVPIQPLLPESLARSLLPGSEYQRQLLAAQVQLRGSTAELQADLLQSQARLAELEAQVRKLELERAQQRLLLESLQQQHQADLELIENAHRSRVKVLETSYQQRDERLRREQEELSARYLSQCQEAEQARAELTAQHQRRLAAAMQEKDQEMERLRELQRASILEMRRDHEEQLQRLKLLKDREIDAVTSATSHTRSLNGIIEQMEKFSSSLHELSSRVEASHLTTAQERELGLRQRDQQLRALQERLGQQQRDMEEERSRLQEIIGKMEARLNEQSRLLEQERWRVNAEQSRAESMQRALEEQRKVMVQQISMEREELEKAKSALLEEQKSVMHKCGEERRRLAAEWAEFYAQQKLSKERAEREAERALQADAQREGTLVTLAKEQAELKIRASELRAKEDQLAAEREAVERERQELRLEKERISAAALRTRLHAEEVESMSQVASEKLEEGQRALREARQVQQEQQARLQLVQEQHERLWQQEQRVHQEHLSLAQQRLRLDHVRQDLPSSPSMLLPRTQGPAASCLSAFVAPAPTTSQCGRPPTSLGPSHLHAKLVLLRHTAEQDRDFLENEQFFLETLKKASYNMTSHSA from the exons ATG GCACCAAAAACCAAGAAGGGGTTGAAAG GCTCCATTGATGATGTCCTTGGTGACCTTTTAGGGGACGAGA TGACCCTACCTGAGGAGCCTGTTAAATTAGCTTCACGTGCCCGAGACGCCACAGGGGTGGGCCAGACGCTCCCTTCTTCCAGGGCTAGAACGAA GTCCCTCCTGGAGGACTACGCCTTCAGCACCACGGCAGGCCTCACAGGACCTGACGCTGAG GTGTCCGACGTCTCAGAGGCGGACCCACAGACTTTGCTCCAGACGATGAAG GACCTGGACGACATGGATGCCGATCTCTTAGGTCTGAAGAAGTCTAACCTGGCCTCTAGCAAAAAAGCTGCAAAGGGTCCTGGGAAAGAAGAGCTGCCCAGTCAGCCCAAACCTGCCAGCATAGTGACAGCCAGTGAGAAAG GAGATGCTGTTCCCGCCAAGAAGCCCCCTCCCTCTACCAGCAGCTTTGGGCATCAGTACAGAAAGTTTTCCTTCGAAG ACTTGGAAGACCCATTGGCAGGACTGCTCTCTGACGATGAGGAAGGAATCACCAAGAAGTCCCCTGAGACCGAGAGTAAAATGACTTCCGAAAAGAGCCCAGCCCCAGTCAGAGATCAAG gtccatctatccCGCTCACTCCTGGGGACACCCCGATCcgaaagaaagaagaagtgctGTTTGATGAAGAAGATGATGTTGTGGCTACCCTGGGGTTTGGAGACAGCCCCATAGCAGAGAGGAGGCGGACGGGCGACCA GGAAGCGCCCCGTCCTGCTCGCTCCAGGCTGGATGAGCTGCTGGGTCGGGGCACTGCCACCAAACTCCTGGCCCGTCCGGGCACTGGGGAGCACAGGGAATTCAAGCTGGACAAGAAGTACCAGAGGCCCCAGG ACAAGGAAGATTCCTGGGGCGATGAGGACTTCACCTTTGGGGCCTATCAGCCCACCGTGGGCTCCGGCGAGGGCCGCCAGTCCCGCCGGCAGTCGGTCAG TAGGTTCTTAGCAGAAGGTGGTGCAGACACcaagggggaaccaggctccatGCAGAGCGTGCCAGCGGCCTCCAGCCCCACGCACCCCAGGAAGGGAGGAGCCGACTGGTTGGGCCTCAAGGATGCCGacctgctcccctcctctcccgTCAGAGAGCCTCAGAGGGGAGGCTCCGCACTCTCCACTCCTTCCATGCCCCCTTCCAAGAGCCAGCACTCGGCCCCAAGCCGGCACTCTGCCCCAGCTGGACTGCCCTCCTCCTCTGTGGGGCCAAAGCCACCCACGGAGGGTGCGGGTTTCCCTGCCAAAGCCAGCCAGGCTTCCCAGCTGGGAGCGtctgaggagagggaggaagaggattGGCTGAGCCACGCCTTGTCCCGGAAGAAGTCGCAAGGTCTGGCCAGGGAGGAGCACACGGAGGCCTCCAGAGGCCAGAAGAACCTGGTGGGGGCAGTAGGAAGTCCCCCTTCCAGCAG CCAACCTGTTCCCAGCACTCAGGTGTTTGAGCAAGCAGCCGCTGGAGGGCCCTTGGGAACAGCGGCACAGAAGCTACCAACAAGGCCTGCCGCCTCCAG GTCCCCTGTGACGTGGAACCAGACTGCCTTGACCCTACCTGGAGGTGACCCAGAGAGGGGGACAGCTCTCGGAGACCTCTGCAGCACTG AGCCCGCAGCTTGTGTCCCCAGCTCCGAGGAACACCCAGGGCCCCCTGTGCCCATCCAG cccctgctccccGAGTCCCTGGCGCGGAGCCTGTTGCCGGGCTCAGAATATCAGAGGCAGCTCCTGGCCGCACAGGTGCAGCTGCGGGGCAGCACCGCCGAGCTCCAGGCCGACCTTCTGCAGAGCCAGGCCCGGCTGGCGGAGCTAGAAGCCCAG GTGCGGAAGCTGGAGCTGGAGCGGGCCCAGCAGCGGCTGTTGCTGGAGAgcctgcagcagcagcaccagGCCGACCTGGAGCTCATCGAGAATGCTCACAG AAGCCGTGTGAAGGTGCTAGAAACTTCGTACCAGCAACGGGATGAGCGGCTGCGGCGGGAGCAAGAGGAGCTGTCGGCCCGCTATCTGTCACAGTGCCAAGAAGCCGAGCAGGCCCGCGCGGAGCTCACAGCCCAGCACCAGCGGCGCTTGGCGGCTGCCATGCAAGAGAAGGACCAGGAGATGGAGCGGCTCCGGGAGCTGCAGCG ggcCTCCATCCTGGAGATGCGCCGTGACCACGAGGAGCAGCTGCAGCGGCTGAAGCTGCTGAAGGACCGAGAGATCGACGCGGTCACCAGCGCCACCTCCCACACACG GTCCCTGAACGGCATCATCGAGCAGATGGAGAAGTTCTCCAGCAGCCTGCACGAGCTGTCCTCCCGCGTGGAGGCCTCGCACCTCACCACCGCCCAGGAGCGGGAGCTGGGGCTCCGGCAGCGGGACCAGCAGCTCCGAG CGCTGCAGGAGAGGCTGGGCCAGCAGCAGCGGGACATGGAAGAGGAGAGGAGCCGGCTCCAGGAGATCATCGGGAAGATGGAGGCGCGCCTGAATGAGCAGAGCCGGCTGCTGGAGCAG GAGCGATGGCGGGTGAATGCAGAGCAGTCCCGGGCGGAGTCCATGCAGCGTGCTCTAGAAGAACAGAGGAAGGTCATGGTCCAGCAGATCTCCATGGAGcgggaggagctggagaaagcCAAG AGCGCCTTGCTGGAGGAGCAGAAGTCCGTCATGCACAAGTGTGGGGAGGAGCGGCGGCGCCTCGCGGCCGAGTGGGCCGAGTTCTATGCCCAGCAGAAGCTGAGTAAGGAGCGGGCCGAGCGTGAGGCGGAGAGGGCGCTGCAGGCAGACGCGCAGCGGGAGGGCACCCTCGTCACCCTGGCCAAG GAGCAAGCCGAGCTAAAGATCAGGGCCAGTGAGCTCCGCGCCAAGGAAGATCAGCTGGCGGCCGAGAGGGAGGCTGTGGAGCGGGAGCGCCAGGAGCTGAGGCTGGAGAAGGAGAGGATCAGTGCCGCCGCCCTGCGCACCAGGCTCCACGCCGAGGAAGTGGAGAGCATGAGCCAG GTGGCTTCggagaagctggaggaggggcagcgGGCGCTGCGCGAGGCCCGGCAGGTGCAGCAGGAGCAACAGGCTCGGCTGCAGCTCGTCCAGGAGCAGCACGAGCGGCTGTGGCAGCAGGAGCAGCGCGTGCACCAG GAGCATCTGAGTCTGGCCCAGCAGAGGCTGCGGCTGGACCATGTCCGACAGGACCTGCCCTCCAGCCCCTCGATGCTGCTCCCCAGGACCCAGGGCCCGGCAGCCTCCTGCCTGAGTG CCTTTGTGGCTCCTGCTCCCACCACGTCCCAGTGCGGCCGACCCCCCACCAGCCTGGGCCCCTCGCACCTCCACGCCAAGTTGGTGCTGCTGAGGCACACAGCTGAGCAG GACCGTGACTTCTTGGAGAATGAGCAGTTCTTCCTGGAGACCCTGAAGAAAGCCTCCTACAATATGACATCCCATTCAGCCTGA
- the FBF1 gene encoding fas-binding factor 1 isoform X4 → MAPKTKKGLKGSIDDVLGDLLGDEMTLPEEPVKLASRARDATGVGQTLPSSRARTKSLLEDYAFSTTAGLTGPDAEVSDVSEADPQTLLQTMKDLDDMDADLLGLKKSNLASSKKAAKGPGKEELPSQPKPASIVTASEKGDAVPAKKPPPSTSSFGHQYRKFSFEDLEDPLAGLLSDDEEGITKKSPETESKMTSEKSPAPVRDQGPSIPLTPGDTPIRKKEEVLFDEEDDVVATLGFGDSPIAERRRTGDQEAPRPARSRLDELLGRGTATKLLARPGTGEHREFKLDKKYQRPQDKEDSWGDEDFTFGAYQPTVGSGEGRQSRRQSVSRFLAEGGADTKGEPGSMQSVPAASSPTHPRKGGADWLGLKDADLLPSSPVREPQRGGSALSTPSMPPSKSQHSAPSRHSAPAGLPSSSVGPKPPTEGAGFPAKASQASQLGASEEREEEDWLSHALSRKKSQGLAREEHTEASRGQKNLVGAVGSPPSSSQPVPSTQVFEQAAAGGPLGTAAQKLPTRPAASRSPVTWNQTALTLPGGDPERGTALGDLCSTEPAACVPSSEEHPGPPVPIQPLLPESLARSLLPGSEYQRQLLAAQVQLRGSTAELQADLLQSQARLAELEAQVRKLELERAQQRLLLESLQQQHQADLELIENAHRSRVKVLETSYQQRDERLRREQEELSARYLSQCQEAEQARAELTAQHQRRLAAAMQEKDQEMERLRELQRASILEMRRDHEEQLQRLKLLKDREIDAVTSATSHTRSLNGIIEQMEKFSSSLHELSSRVEASHLTTAQERELGLRQRDQQLRALQERLGQQQRDMEEERSRLQEIIGKMEARLNEQSRLLEQERWRVNAEQSRAESMQRALEEQRKVMVQQISMEREELEKAKEQAELKIRASELRAKEDQLAAEREAVERERQELRLEKERISAAALRTRLHAEEVESMSQVASEKLEEGQRALREARQVQQEQQARLQLVQEQHERLWQQEQRVHQEHLSLAQQRLRLDHVRQDLPSSPSMLLPRTQGPAASCLSAFVAPAPTTSQCGRPPTSLGPSHLHAKLVLLRHTAEQDRDFLENEQFFLETLKKASYNMTSHSA, encoded by the exons ATG GCACCAAAAACCAAGAAGGGGTTGAAAG GCTCCATTGATGATGTCCTTGGTGACCTTTTAGGGGACGAGA TGACCCTACCTGAGGAGCCTGTTAAATTAGCTTCACGTGCCCGAGACGCCACAGGGGTGGGCCAGACGCTCCCTTCTTCCAGGGCTAGAACGAA GTCCCTCCTGGAGGACTACGCCTTCAGCACCACGGCAGGCCTCACAGGACCTGACGCTGAG GTGTCCGACGTCTCAGAGGCGGACCCACAGACTTTGCTCCAGACGATGAAG GACCTGGACGACATGGATGCCGATCTCTTAGGTCTGAAGAAGTCTAACCTGGCCTCTAGCAAAAAAGCTGCAAAGGGTCCTGGGAAAGAAGAGCTGCCCAGTCAGCCCAAACCTGCCAGCATAGTGACAGCCAGTGAGAAAG GAGATGCTGTTCCCGCCAAGAAGCCCCCTCCCTCTACCAGCAGCTTTGGGCATCAGTACAGAAAGTTTTCCTTCGAAG ACTTGGAAGACCCATTGGCAGGACTGCTCTCTGACGATGAGGAAGGAATCACCAAGAAGTCCCCTGAGACCGAGAGTAAAATGACTTCCGAAAAGAGCCCAGCCCCAGTCAGAGATCAAG gtccatctatccCGCTCACTCCTGGGGACACCCCGATCcgaaagaaagaagaagtgctGTTTGATGAAGAAGATGATGTTGTGGCTACCCTGGGGTTTGGAGACAGCCCCATAGCAGAGAGGAGGCGGACGGGCGACCA GGAAGCGCCCCGTCCTGCTCGCTCCAGGCTGGATGAGCTGCTGGGTCGGGGCACTGCCACCAAACTCCTGGCCCGTCCGGGCACTGGGGAGCACAGGGAATTCAAGCTGGACAAGAAGTACCAGAGGCCCCAGG ACAAGGAAGATTCCTGGGGCGATGAGGACTTCACCTTTGGGGCCTATCAGCCCACCGTGGGCTCCGGCGAGGGCCGCCAGTCCCGCCGGCAGTCGGTCAG TAGGTTCTTAGCAGAAGGTGGTGCAGACACcaagggggaaccaggctccatGCAGAGCGTGCCAGCGGCCTCCAGCCCCACGCACCCCAGGAAGGGAGGAGCCGACTGGTTGGGCCTCAAGGATGCCGacctgctcccctcctctcccgTCAGAGAGCCTCAGAGGGGAGGCTCCGCACTCTCCACTCCTTCCATGCCCCCTTCCAAGAGCCAGCACTCGGCCCCAAGCCGGCACTCTGCCCCAGCTGGACTGCCCTCCTCCTCTGTGGGGCCAAAGCCACCCACGGAGGGTGCGGGTTTCCCTGCCAAAGCCAGCCAGGCTTCCCAGCTGGGAGCGtctgaggagagggaggaagaggattGGCTGAGCCACGCCTTGTCCCGGAAGAAGTCGCAAGGTCTGGCCAGGGAGGAGCACACGGAGGCCTCCAGAGGCCAGAAGAACCTGGTGGGGGCAGTAGGAAGTCCCCCTTCCAGCAG CCAACCTGTTCCCAGCACTCAGGTGTTTGAGCAAGCAGCCGCTGGAGGGCCCTTGGGAACAGCGGCACAGAAGCTACCAACAAGGCCTGCCGCCTCCAG GTCCCCTGTGACGTGGAACCAGACTGCCTTGACCCTACCTGGAGGTGACCCAGAGAGGGGGACAGCTCTCGGAGACCTCTGCAGCACTG AGCCCGCAGCTTGTGTCCCCAGCTCCGAGGAACACCCAGGGCCCCCTGTGCCCATCCAG cccctgctccccGAGTCCCTGGCGCGGAGCCTGTTGCCGGGCTCAGAATATCAGAGGCAGCTCCTGGCCGCACAGGTGCAGCTGCGGGGCAGCACCGCCGAGCTCCAGGCCGACCTTCTGCAGAGCCAGGCCCGGCTGGCGGAGCTAGAAGCCCAG GTGCGGAAGCTGGAGCTGGAGCGGGCCCAGCAGCGGCTGTTGCTGGAGAgcctgcagcagcagcaccagGCCGACCTGGAGCTCATCGAGAATGCTCACAG AAGCCGTGTGAAGGTGCTAGAAACTTCGTACCAGCAACGGGATGAGCGGCTGCGGCGGGAGCAAGAGGAGCTGTCGGCCCGCTATCTGTCACAGTGCCAAGAAGCCGAGCAGGCCCGCGCGGAGCTCACAGCCCAGCACCAGCGGCGCTTGGCGGCTGCCATGCAAGAGAAGGACCAGGAGATGGAGCGGCTCCGGGAGCTGCAGCG ggcCTCCATCCTGGAGATGCGCCGTGACCACGAGGAGCAGCTGCAGCGGCTGAAGCTGCTGAAGGACCGAGAGATCGACGCGGTCACCAGCGCCACCTCCCACACACG GTCCCTGAACGGCATCATCGAGCAGATGGAGAAGTTCTCCAGCAGCCTGCACGAGCTGTCCTCCCGCGTGGAGGCCTCGCACCTCACCACCGCCCAGGAGCGGGAGCTGGGGCTCCGGCAGCGGGACCAGCAGCTCCGAG CGCTGCAGGAGAGGCTGGGCCAGCAGCAGCGGGACATGGAAGAGGAGAGGAGCCGGCTCCAGGAGATCATCGGGAAGATGGAGGCGCGCCTGAATGAGCAGAGCCGGCTGCTGGAGCAG GAGCGATGGCGGGTGAATGCAGAGCAGTCCCGGGCGGAGTCCATGCAGCGTGCTCTAGAAGAACAGAGGAAGGTCATGGTCCAGCAGATCTCCATGGAGcgggaggagctggagaaagcCAAG GAGCAAGCCGAGCTAAAGATCAGGGCCAGTGAGCTCCGCGCCAAGGAAGATCAGCTGGCGGCCGAGAGGGAGGCTGTGGAGCGGGAGCGCCAGGAGCTGAGGCTGGAGAAGGAGAGGATCAGTGCCGCCGCCCTGCGCACCAGGCTCCACGCCGAGGAAGTGGAGAGCATGAGCCAG GTGGCTTCggagaagctggaggaggggcagcgGGCGCTGCGCGAGGCCCGGCAGGTGCAGCAGGAGCAACAGGCTCGGCTGCAGCTCGTCCAGGAGCAGCACGAGCGGCTGTGGCAGCAGGAGCAGCGCGTGCACCAG GAGCATCTGAGTCTGGCCCAGCAGAGGCTGCGGCTGGACCATGTCCGACAGGACCTGCCCTCCAGCCCCTCGATGCTGCTCCCCAGGACCCAGGGCCCGGCAGCCTCCTGCCTGAGTG CCTTTGTGGCTCCTGCTCCCACCACGTCCCAGTGCGGCCGACCCCCCACCAGCCTGGGCCCCTCGCACCTCCACGCCAAGTTGGTGCTGCTGAGGCACACAGCTGAGCAG GACCGTGACTTCTTGGAGAATGAGCAGTTCTTCCTGGAGACCCTGAAGAAAGCCTCCTACAATATGACATCCCATTCAGCCTGA